A region from the Sutcliffiella horikoshii genome encodes:
- a CDS encoding C40 family peptidase: MEDTYVYILLTDTGTLFTKSIKKYTKAPYNHVSLSFDSELKELYSFGRKRPSNPFNGGFVREDVENGTYRKYPGTTCVLYRMAVSKREVEKMRRIIGVFQKKETKWFYNLLGVIGVSINEPVEIDSSYFCSQFVSDVLHRSGIKLWDKLPSLVTPDDFRQSDRLEWVYEGKLYDYQPVRLRMT, translated from the coding sequence ATGGAAGATACATATGTTTACATATTACTTACTGATACAGGTACCTTATTTACCAAATCCATAAAAAAATACACGAAAGCCCCATATAATCATGTATCTCTTTCCTTTGACAGTGAGTTAAAGGAGTTATACAGTTTTGGCAGGAAACGTCCAAGCAATCCTTTTAATGGCGGCTTTGTCCGCGAGGATGTAGAGAATGGAACATATAGAAAATATCCAGGCACGACTTGTGTGTTATATAGGATGGCCGTTTCCAAACGGGAAGTAGAAAAAATGAGGAGAATCATTGGAGTTTTTCAAAAAAAAGAAACCAAATGGTTCTATAATTTGCTCGGGGTGATCGGGGTTTCCATAAATGAACCTGTAGAAATTGATTCCAGTTATTTCTGCTCCCAGTTTGTTTCAGATGTTCTTCACCGCTCCGGTATCAAGTTATGGGATAAACTTCCCTCCCTTGTCACACCTGATGATTTCAGGCAAAGCGACCGGTTGGAATGGGTATATGAAGGAAAACTGTATGACTATCAGCCTGTAAGATTACGAATGACGTAA
- a CDS encoding phosphatidate cytidylyltransferase, which produces MFIFEKEAVITLLVIAFGLSVFSVIFYIVKRNTTSKDFSDLSVRVKTWWGMLAVFSIATLFHPLVSLFALMCLCFFSLKEYFSILRTRKVDRQLFLWAYLSIPIQFYWIYIGWYGMFIVFIPVYVFLFLPLPRILGKGTVGFLRSVSSTQWGLMLMVFGLSHLAFYQVATPEYGANLVLYLVVLTQLHDVIQYLISLYIGKKKVIPSSNPNITWEGFLISTFVTTGVSYNLFAYLTPLNELFGLLSGLIISVACFGGSLAVSVLKRDLLVGDDEKASVLKKSYLTRVDSLAYSAPIFFHVIRYYFDFM; this is translated from the coding sequence ATGTTTATTTTCGAGAAAGAGGCAGTCATAACATTATTAGTTATTGCTTTTGGGTTAAGTGTATTTAGTGTCATTTTTTACATAGTGAAGAGAAATACTACGTCTAAGGATTTCTCGGATTTATCGGTGCGGGTGAAAACGTGGTGGGGGATGCTAGCAGTATTTAGTATTGCGACGTTGTTTCATCCGCTTGTATCGTTATTTGCTCTTATGTGTTTATGTTTTTTTTCTTTAAAAGAGTATTTCTCGATATTACGTACCCGTAAGGTCGACAGACAATTATTTTTGTGGGCGTACCTCTCCATTCCGATTCAGTTTTATTGGATCTATATCGGGTGGTATGGCATGTTCATCGTATTTATCCCGGTTTACGTATTTTTATTCTTGCCTTTGCCGAGGATACTTGGGAAAGGGACGGTCGGATTTCTTCGCTCCGTCAGCTCCACGCAATGGGGACTGATGTTGATGGTTTTCGGGCTTAGTCATCTGGCATTCTATCAAGTAGCAACTCCAGAATATGGTGCAAACCTTGTGTTATATTTGGTTGTCCTGACACAATTGCATGATGTGATTCAATATTTGATTTCACTGTATATAGGAAAAAAGAAGGTCATCCCATCATCCAACCCGAACATCACGTGGGAGGGGTTTCTCATCTCCACGTTCGTAACAACAGGAGTCTCTTATAATCTATTTGCCTACTTAACTCCATTAAATGAATTGTTCGGTTTACTATCGGGTCTCATTATAAGCGTTGCTTGTTTTGGAGGAAGTTTGGCTGTATCTGTGTTGAAACGAGATCTTCTAGTAGGTGATGACGAAAAGGCCTCTGTGCTGAAGAAAAGCTATTTGACAAGAGTGGACAGCCTTGCATATTCTGCCCCGATTTTCTTTCACGTTATCCGTTATTACTTTGATTTCATGTAA
- a CDS encoding nucleoside hydrolase, with product MKLLIFCDPGIDDAMALIYALLHPEIEVLGLVCSYGNVDKITAANNAAHILQLAGRIDIPIFNGAEMPVSGELANYYPEIHGEDGIGPIKVKKGANQFKIHNLGEVFDIINRNKDVVIADLGRSTTLAACFLLNREVMGKVKELHIMGGAFMVPGNVTPVAEANFFGDPTSANLLLAHGKKVFLTPLNVTQKAIITNDYGEALEYYSKNTFKGIYIPIIKFYAKAYSKLVPGMEGAPFHDLLTIYSVAHPQRMQYLAKKVHVVVEGKTRGKSFADFRHMDSDDESKHHIALGFDYEHFLQEVFQVLTRPL from the coding sequence ATGAAGCTGCTGATTTTTTGTGATCCGGGAATAGATGATGCAATGGCTTTAATTTATGCGCTGCTTCATCCTGAGATAGAAGTTCTTGGTCTTGTGTGCAGTTACGGAAATGTGGATAAGATTACTGCTGCTAATAATGCGGCACATATATTGCAATTAGCCGGCAGGATAGATATCCCGATATTTAATGGTGCAGAGATGCCGGTTTCCGGAGAACTTGCCAACTATTATCCAGAGATACATGGAGAAGATGGTATCGGTCCTATTAAAGTAAAAAAGGGGGCCAACCAGTTTAAAATTCATAACCTTGGTGAGGTATTTGATATTATTAACCGAAATAAAGATGTAGTCATTGCCGACTTAGGCAGATCAACCACTTTGGCTGCATGTTTTTTATTAAACAGGGAAGTGATGGGTAAGGTAAAAGAACTGCATATTATGGGAGGAGCTTTCATGGTACCGGGGAATGTTACCCCTGTAGCGGAAGCGAATTTCTTCGGAGACCCTACCTCAGCCAATCTATTATTAGCTCACGGTAAAAAAGTTTTCCTAACGCCTCTAAATGTCACTCAAAAGGCAATCATCACAAATGATTATGGGGAAGCCCTTGAGTACTATAGTAAAAATACATTTAAAGGTATATACATTCCGATAATAAAATTTTATGCGAAGGCCTATTCAAAACTGGTACCTGGAATGGAGGGCGCCCCTTTTCATGACTTATTAACAATCTATTCTGTCGCCCATCCACAAAGAATGCAGTACTTGGCTAAAAAAGTGCATGTCGTGGTAGAAGGGAAGACAAGGGGCAAATCGTTTGCAGACTTCCGTCATATGGACTCGGATGATGAGAGTAAACATCACATCGCTTTAGGCTTCGATTACGAGCACTTTTTGCAAGAAGTTTTTCAAGTATTAACAAGACCTTTATAA
- a CDS encoding sugar O-acetyltransferase yields the protein MATEKEKMLAGELYKPWDPELMEERVNARRLSRLINETTETEGDRRVELLKELFGSTGENVYLEPNFRCDYGYNIHVGENFFANFDCCILDVCKVEFGDNCMLAPGVHIYTATHPIDPVERNKGPEYGIPVKIGDNVWIGGSAVINPGVTIGDNVVVASGAVVTKDVPPNVVVGGNPARVIKEIEVK from the coding sequence GTGGCTACCGAAAAAGAAAAAATGCTCGCTGGAGAGTTGTATAAACCTTGGGACCCAGAGTTAATGGAGGAGAGGGTTAACGCAAGAAGGCTAAGTCGACTAATCAACGAAACCACCGAAACAGAAGGGGACCGAAGAGTGGAACTTCTTAAGGAACTTTTCGGATCTACAGGGGAAAACGTTTATCTTGAACCAAACTTCCGTTGTGACTATGGATACAATATTCATGTAGGAGAAAACTTCTTCGCAAACTTCGACTGTTGCATACTTGATGTATGTAAAGTAGAGTTTGGAGATAACTGTATGCTAGCACCTGGTGTACATATCTACACAGCAACACACCCTATTGATCCTGTGGAAAGAAACAAGGGTCCTGAATACGGGATTCCGGTAAAAATCGGTGATAACGTCTGGATCGGCGGCAGTGCCGTTATTAATCCAGGAGTGACAATCGGTGATAACGTGGTTGTTGCATCCGGTGCTGTTGTGACAAAAGACGTTCCTCCGAATGTAGTGGTTGGAGGAAATCCTGCGCGGGTTATAAAAGAAATCGAAGTAAAATAA
- a CDS encoding glycosyltransferase yields the protein MMLYLALFTFLFWFAVWLDAKIGMKKIAKLELVKEDESLYSRGPLLSIIVAAKDEEKHIEASLQSQFQQTYSNIEWIVVNDRSTDRTGTIIDQLAKTEPRMKSIHIKELENGWLGKNHALYKGYLQSKGEYILFTDADIIFQKDTVIKAMTYFQNKKLDHLTLAPNLKGSSFWTNAFVSFFLFGFGYFKRPWKSNDPKSKSAIGIGAFNLLSRNAYEEIGTHRNIKMRPDDDLMLGKQIKEAGKKQHLALALTHLQVEWYPDLRSALIGLEKNTFAGLFYSYFMVLFAISGLFLSQLFPFIALFVTTGITQLIFLLSILMLFLAYNVTANKMAKGANIYLTVFPITVLLFIYSIARATILTLHRGGIIWRGTFYSIKQLKK from the coding sequence ATGATGCTCTATTTAGCTTTATTTACCTTTCTTTTCTGGTTTGCTGTTTGGCTGGATGCGAAGATTGGTATGAAGAAGATTGCAAAACTAGAACTTGTAAAAGAAGATGAAAGTTTATATAGTAGAGGTCCCCTTCTTTCCATCATCGTTGCGGCCAAAGATGAGGAGAAGCATATTGAAGCAAGTCTTCAATCTCAATTTCAGCAAACCTATTCCAATATTGAATGGATTGTTGTGAACGACCGATCCACTGACCGGACTGGCACCATTATTGATCAATTGGCAAAAACTGAACCAAGGATGAAAAGTATTCATATTAAAGAACTTGAAAATGGTTGGCTTGGGAAGAATCATGCCTTGTATAAAGGCTACCTTCAAAGCAAAGGCGAGTATATCCTTTTTACCGACGCAGACATCATATTCCAAAAGGATACCGTCATAAAAGCAATGACCTACTTTCAGAATAAGAAACTCGACCATTTAACACTTGCGCCCAACCTAAAAGGAAGCAGTTTCTGGACGAATGCATTCGTCTCTTTCTTTCTGTTTGGTTTTGGTTACTTTAAAAGGCCCTGGAAATCAAATGATCCTAAAAGTAAATCTGCCATTGGGATTGGCGCTTTTAATCTTCTTTCAAGAAATGCCTACGAGGAAATCGGCACACATAGAAATATAAAAATGCGGCCAGATGATGACTTGATGCTGGGCAAACAGATCAAAGAAGCCGGAAAGAAGCAACACTTGGCGCTCGCGCTCACCCATTTGCAAGTAGAATGGTATCCTGACCTGCGTTCGGCTCTTATCGGCTTGGAAAAAAACACATTTGCAGGACTCTTTTACAGTTACTTCATGGTTTTGTTTGCTATATCTGGTTTATTTCTATCTCAACTCTTTCCTTTTATCGCTTTGTTTGTGACGACTGGAATCACTCAACTAATTTTCTTATTAAGCATCTTGATGCTATTTCTTGCCTACAACGTAACCGCAAACAAGATGGCGAAAGGAGCAAATATTTACCTAACCGTTTTTCCTATAACTGTTTTACTTTTCATCTACAGTATCGCCCGAGCAACCATCCTAACCCTCCACAGAGGCGGCATCATCTGGAGAGGAACCTTCTACTCCATCAAACAATTAAAAAAGTGA
- a CDS encoding GTP-binding protein produces the protein MRKIPVTVLSGYLGAGKTTLLNHGLHNRDGLKVAVIVNDMSEVNIDAGLVRQSGSLSRTDEKLVEMSNGCICCTLREDLLVEVEKLATAGDIDYILIESTGISEPVPVAQTFSYIDEELGIDLTKFCRLDTMVTVVDAYRFWHDFESGDSLLDRKEAMSEEDTREIADLLIDQIEFCDVLILNKCDLVSEEELEKLEKVLKTLQPEATIIRTTNSNVSSSYILNTGKFDFDKASASAGWLKELQAGHQQHTPETEEYGISSFVYHRRLPFHSERFSEWYAALPEEVVRAKGIVWCATRNNVALMFSQAGPSVQLQPVSYWVASLPKLEQEAVIKENPHLLEEWDPEFGDRMTKLVLIGVEMDRGELTRELDSCLLTPEEFDQDWSVLPDPFPWTVNKQTV, from the coding sequence ATAAGAAAAATACCTGTTACTGTTCTAAGCGGATATTTAGGAGCCGGTAAAACGACTCTTTTAAATCATGGACTACATAATAGAGATGGATTGAAAGTAGCGGTCATTGTGAATGACATGAGCGAAGTTAATATCGATGCTGGCTTGGTACGTCAAAGTGGGAGCCTGTCCCGCACTGATGAAAAGCTTGTGGAGATGTCAAACGGTTGTATATGTTGTACGCTTCGTGAAGATTTACTTGTAGAAGTGGAAAAACTGGCTACTGCAGGTGATATTGATTATATTTTGATAGAATCAACAGGGATAAGTGAACCGGTTCCGGTTGCTCAAACTTTTTCCTATATAGATGAAGAGCTTGGCATTGATTTAACCAAGTTTTGCAGACTGGATACGATGGTGACTGTTGTGGATGCGTATCGTTTCTGGCATGACTTTGAATCTGGAGACAGCCTTTTAGACAGAAAAGAGGCAATGAGTGAGGAAGATACAAGGGAAATAGCTGATTTATTAATTGATCAGATTGAGTTTTGTGATGTCCTTATTTTAAACAAATGCGATCTTGTATCAGAAGAAGAGCTTGAAAAGTTGGAGAAAGTTTTAAAAACACTCCAACCTGAGGCAACTATCATTAGAACTACCAATTCTAATGTTTCTTCTTCCTACATTTTGAACACAGGAAAATTTGATTTCGACAAAGCGAGTGCATCTGCAGGCTGGCTGAAAGAGCTTCAAGCAGGTCATCAACAACACACTCCGGAGACAGAAGAGTATGGTATTTCCTCGTTTGTTTATCATCGCAGACTGCCTTTTCATTCCGAGAGATTCAGTGAATGGTATGCGGCTCTTCCTGAAGAGGTGGTTCGGGCAAAAGGGATTGTCTGGTGTGCGACGAGAAATAATGTGGCACTGATGTTTTCCCAAGCTGGTCCATCGGTTCAGTTGCAGCCGGTATCCTATTGGGTTGCATCGCTTCCTAAACTGGAGCAAGAGGCGGTGATAAAGGAAAATCCACACTTGTTAGAAGAATGGGATCCTGAATTTGGCGATAGGATGACTAAACTTGTGCTAATTGGAGTGGAGATGGACCGCGGGGAGCTGACCAGAGAGCTGGACAGCTGTCTATTGACTCCTGAAGAATTCGATCAAGATTGGTCTGTTCTTCCTGATCCTTTTCCATGGACAGTTAACAAGCAAACGGTATAA
- the spoIIP gene encoding stage II sporulation protein P: MWVHLFYFHLLISIKKAYKLDRKEGGKIESTKRTGFFLFINNTVIFMVILFIVISTITSVLSTKLSSEYVGNILRKVQSTELYLNIIQSQNHYMTGKDVEVPKLPIMELTFELATNLKPYDIRSFLGNEIPGFFAYDTQFYVAGKGTDYTDIPFESVAPMEVLLKEREIAEEMLLADEKEEEPTPAPEKSMDETIVHIYQSHSWESYLPLLRGVSEPDDATSNNPEANVIAVGKMLKKELADKGIKANHDTRNVPKDLAARGWNYNHSYQYSRETVEAAMTFNSEVEYLIDIHRDALRKEKTTEVIDGKSYARLLFVVGTAHKGYEKNLEFAERIHNAIEKKYPGLSRGVIPKGKSTGNGLYNQDLSNRAILLEVGGVDNNLEEARNSIKAFADIYSEIVWEEREAGEF, encoded by the coding sequence ATGTGGGTTCATCTTTTTTATTTTCACCTTCTAATTTCTATCAAGAAAGCATACAAATTAGATAGAAAGGAGGGGGGAAAGATAGAGTCTACAAAACGAACAGGTTTTTTTCTATTCATTAATAACACCGTAATATTCATGGTGATCTTATTTATCGTCATTTCCACCATTACTAGCGTCTTATCTACTAAGCTCTCCTCTGAGTATGTTGGGAACATATTAAGGAAGGTGCAGTCAACTGAACTGTATTTGAACATTATTCAGTCACAAAACCACTATATGACTGGAAAGGATGTCGAAGTTCCAAAGCTCCCAATCATGGAGTTAACATTTGAACTGGCAACCAATTTAAAACCTTATGATATAAGAAGTTTTTTGGGAAATGAAATTCCTGGCTTCTTTGCATATGATACACAGTTTTATGTTGCGGGGAAAGGAACCGACTATACGGATATCCCATTTGAATCGGTGGCCCCAATGGAAGTGCTTTTGAAAGAGAGGGAGATTGCAGAGGAAATGCTTTTGGCCGATGAGAAAGAGGAGGAGCCGACCCCTGCCCCAGAAAAATCTATGGATGAGACAATTGTGCATATCTATCAATCTCATAGTTGGGAATCTTACCTTCCGCTTTTAAGGGGAGTCAGTGAACCGGATGATGCGACGAGTAATAACCCTGAGGCTAATGTTATAGCTGTTGGGAAAATGCTTAAGAAAGAACTTGCTGATAAAGGAATAAAAGCGAATCATGATACAAGAAATGTACCGAAGGACCTTGCTGCAAGAGGGTGGAATTACAACCACTCCTATCAATATTCTAGAGAAACAGTGGAAGCTGCCATGACTTTTAACAGTGAAGTGGAATATTTAATCGACATTCATCGTGACGCTTTACGAAAAGAAAAGACAACCGAAGTGATTGATGGAAAAAGCTATGCGAGACTCTTGTTTGTAGTGGGGACAGCTCATAAAGGATATGAAAAGAATCTAGAATTTGCAGAACGAATTCATAATGCTATTGAGAAAAAGTATCCGGGTCTAAGCAGAGGAGTCATTCCTAAAGGAAAGTCTACTGGCAACGGCTTATATAATCAGGATCTTTCCAACCGTGCGATTCTTTTAGAAGTTGGAGGGGTGGACAATAACTTGGAAGAGGCGCGTAATTCCATAAAGGCATTTGCAGATATCTATAGTGAAATTGTTTGGGAAGAAAGGGAAGCAGGAGAGTTCTGA